The Thiomicrorhabdus sp. genomic interval TGATGTTGATAAGGATTCTGATCCAGATCTTTGGGTTCAGCTTTTTACTACTTTGGCATTGGAGCGTGTTGATTTCGTTATGGTTGATCGCAGTATGAATATTATTCAATTGGTATTGCTAGATGTTAATGAAATCGGTGTAACTGATATTTTAGATAGAAAAAGATTGTTAGACCTCTTTGCTGAATCTGCCGGATTAGCTTTTGTTACCTATCCGGCCAGGCTTAAATATGATTTGGATGACTTGAAACAGTCGATCCTTATTGATTCAGGTAAAACCAGATTTTTGCGCGATAAGCAA includes:
- a CDS encoding DUF2726 domain-containing protein, which translates into the protein MHSFLSEYHFDHPIHYFLLVFVAITYFYLFFFHFDNRFLIALLRRIKFRSKSKNPTYQYKPVYKFMTNREYQFLLALQKVCSDEVFIFPKVRLVDLILPDVDKDSDPDLWVQLFTTLALERVDFVMVDRSMNIIQLVLLDVNEIGVTDILDRKRLLDLFAESAGLAFVTYPARLKYDLDDLKQSILIDSGKTRFLRDKQL